Below is a window of Rhodopseudomonas sp. P2A-2r DNA.
TGTTGAGCATCACCAGCATGGTGATGCCCGGGCCGTTGGGCGGGCACTGCCAGACGTCGAGGCCCTTGTAGTTGGTCGACAGCGGCGTGGTGCGCTCGGTCGTGTGGTCGGCGAAGTCCTGCATGGTGTGCAGGCCGCCGTTGGCGCGCAGCGTCTCCACCATGTCCTCGGCGACATAGCCCTTGTAGAAGCCGTCGGGGCCGAGCCTGGCGATGGTGCGCAGGGTCTGGCCCAGTTCCGGCTGCTTCATGACGTCGCCGGCCACCGGCGCCTCGTTGTTCTTCAAGAGATAGCGCGGCGCATTGATGCCGGCGCGGATCTTCTCGAGATTGTTCTTCCAGTCGAAGGCGACGCGCGGCGCCACCACATAGCCCTCCTCGGCGGCCTTGATGGCCGGCTGCAGCAGGGTGTCGAGGCCGAACTTGCCGTGATCCTTCAGGATCGTCGCCCAGGCATCGATGGAGCCGGGAACGGTAACCGCGTGCGGGCCCGTGGTCGGGATCGCATACATCTTGCGCTCCATGTACCACTCCGCGGTCGCGGCCTTCGGCGCGCGGCCGGAGCCGTTGTAGGAATGCACCCGGCCCTCGCCCTTGGGCTGGATCAGCGCAAAGCAGTCGCCGCCGATGCCGGTGGACTGCGGCTCGATCACCCCTGCAGCGCGCAGGCGGCCACCGCCGCGTCCGCCGCCGTGCCGCCGGCCTTCAGCACCTCGATGGCGGTCAGCGTCGCCTGCGGATGCGAACTCGCCGCCATGCCGTTAAGTGAATGGACCGTGGAGCGGCCGGCGAGATGGAAATTCCTCATGCCAAGATTCTCATTTCAGGTGGTTTGCGCCGATCGGGCGCCGGTTTGGAGACGGGGAACGCAGCGTATCTGGCATGCCAAGGCCGTCGAGGGCAATGCTCAGAGCGGGATGACGGCTGTGCGCCGGCCTTTCCCCGGCTCCGCGGCGCTGGTAAACCCCCGCCATGTTCAAGGTTGCCGCTCTCTACCAGTTTGCCGCTTTGCCGGATTTCGCCGAGCTGCGCGAACCGCTGCGGGTGCTGTGTGCCGGCCTCAATCTCCGGGGCAGCGTGCTGCTGGCCGAGGAAGGCATCAACGGCACCGTGGCGGGCACCGACGACGCCATCGACGCCCTGGTGGCGGAGCTGACGCAGGGCGCGCTGTTCGGTGGACGGCTGGACCGGCTCGAACTGAAATTCTCCCGCGCCTCGGCGATGCCGTTTCTGCACCTGAAAATCAGGCTGAAAAAGGAAATCGTCACGCTGGGCGCGCCGCACGCCGATCCCACCCGGCAGGTCGGCACCTATGTCGATCCCGCCGACTGGAACGCGGTGATGGCCGATGACGACACGCTGCTGCTCGACACCCGCAACGCCTTCGAGGTGGCGATGGGCACGTTCGAAGGCGCGGTCGATCCGCAGATCAAGAGCTTCGGCCAGTTCAAGGACTTCGTCGCCCGCACGCTCGATCCGGCGAAGCACCGGAAGATCGCGATGTTCTGCACCGGCGGCATCCGCTGCGAGAAGGCCAGCTCCTATTTGCTGGCGCAGGGCTTTGCCGAGGTCTTTCACCTCAAGGGCGGCATTTTGAAATATCTCGAGCAGGTGCCGGAGCGGGAGAGCCGCTGGCGCGGCGACTGCTTCGTGTTCGACGGCCGCATCGCGCTCGGCCATGGACTCAAGGAAAGCCAGTCGATCGCCGCGGACGCGCCGATCAATTCCGACGATTTCGACCTGCTGCACGCGCGCGCGAAAGAGGCCGCCCATGACTGAGGCCGAACTGAGCGCGCGCATCGACGCGCTGGAAACCCGCCTGACCTATCAGGACGAGACCATCGAGACGCTCAACGCCACCATCACCGCGCAATGGAAGCAGATCGACGCGCTGACAAGGCAGGTCGCGACATTGGGCGAGCGCGTGCAGGAAGCCGAGCACAATTCCGGCGCGCCCAGCAACGAACCGCCGCCGCATTATTGAGATCAAGCGAAGGCGCAAATGGTCTCCCTCCCCGGAGCGCAGCGCAGCCGCGCGAGGTGGGGAGGGTCGGCCGAACGAAGCGATGCGCAGCATCGCTAAAGTGGAGGCCGGGGTGAGGGCGCACCAAGCTCGGTGGCGTATGTTGCGCCGCCCCCACCCGACCGGCCTGACGGCCGGCCACCCTCCCCACCACGCGAAGCTTCGCTTTGGGGGAGGGATAAGAAGCCTGCCTCGCTGCTTACGATGCAGCCCCCATCGCCAGTCTCTGATCCCGCAACTCGCGCTTCAGCACCTTGCCGATGGCGCTGCGCGGCAAAGTATCGACCAGCGCGACGTCGTTGAGGCGCTGGAATTTGCCAACGCGAGAATTGGTCCATTGCTTCAGCTCGGCGGCATCCACCGCCGCACCCGGCCGCAGCACCACGAACGCCACCGGGGTCTCGCCCCATTCCTCCGACGGCATCGCCACGACAGCGGCTTCCAGCACGTCGGCATGCCCCGTCAGCACGGCCTCGAGATCGCTGGGATAGATGTTGAAGCCGCCGGAGATGATCATGTCCTTCTTGCGATCCATCAGCGTGAGGAAGCCGTCCTCATCGAAGCGGCCGACATCACCGGTGCGGACATAGCGCTTGCCGGTGGCGTCGTGCCAGAACGTTTCGGCGGTCTTGGCGGGCTGGTTGAGATAGCCCTGCATGATGACAGGCGAATGGCCGAAGATCTCGCCGATCTCGCCCGGGCCGACCGGCTTGCCGTCGTCGTCAAGCAGGATGATCTCGTGGTCGGGCATCGGCTGGCCCACGGTGTGCAGCTTGTCCGGGTGCTCATGTGCCAGCAGCGCGCAGGAGCCGCCGCCCTCGGTCATGCCGTAATATTCGGTGAGCCCGCCGGGCCAGCGCTTGAGGATGTCGGCCTTCAGCGCCGCGCCGAACGGCGCCGAGGTGGAGAACTTCATCACGAAAGAGGAGAGGTCGAAGCTGTCGAAATCCGGCAGCGCCATGATGCGGCGATACTGCACCGGCACCAGCATGGCATGGGTGGCGCGGTGTTTGGCGCTGAGTTCGAGGAAGCCACGGGCGTCGAACTTCTTCATCAGCACCACGGTGCCGCCGCCGGCGAAGGTCGGATTGAAGCAGACCAGAGTGGTGTTGGAATAAAGCGGCGTTGACAGCACGGTGACGGCGTCCGGCCCATAGCCGAGCGGATCGAGCTGGCCGTACTGCCGCCAGCGCAGGTGGTGGGTGTGGACGATGCCCTTCGGCGTGCCCGTGGTGCCGGAGGAATAGATGATGTTGAACACCCAGTCCGGATCGACCGTCACCGGCGCGGGTTTTGCGGGAGCGGCGTCACACCAGGCGCTGAATGTCTGTCCGGCGCTGCCGTTGTCTAGCGCGACACGCTGCACGCTAGGCTCAATCGCCGCCGAGGCCAGCGAGACTGCGGTGGCGTCGTCCATGAACAGGATTCTTGCGTCGGCATCCTTGACCATGGCGGCGAAGTCGACGGGCGTCGATGACGGCGCCAATGGTGCCACCGCGACGCCGGCACGCAGGGCACCGAGGAACGTGGCGACATATTCGATCGAGCTCAGCGCGCAGATCGCGATCGCCTCGCGTGGCTGCACGCCGCTGGCCTGCAGGGCCGCAGCGACGCGATCGATCAGCGCATCGAGCTGCGCGTAAGTGAGCTGCCGGTCGCCATCGATGACGGCGATCCTCGCAGGGCTGGCCTCGGCCGTGTTGCGCACCAGCGCGTCGAGGGTGATGAAGTCGGGCATGTGGAGTCTCCCTTTTACTTTTTTGTTGTTGTAGCACCGAAGCGAATGGTCGCCCTCCCCCTTGCTGGGGGCGGGTCGGCCGAACGACGACGATGCGCAGCATCGTCGGAAGTGGAGGCCGGGGTGGGGGGGGGGGGGGGGGGGGGGGGGGGCGGCAAACTCATCTGTAGCGATTGTGGCCCCCCACCCCCGACCCTCCCCGCAAGGGGAGGGGAGAAGCAGCGCGCTTCTATCTACCTGTCGAGCGTCTCCCCATTCAGCCATTTCTTCCCGCTGACATACAGCGCTTCCACGGCGGCGCCGCGCAGGCCGGGCATGTCGGGTTTGATCTGGTAGCCGATCTGGCTCTGCAGATAGGCTAGGTGGCGATAGCCGTCCGGGAAACTGTTGAGCAATTTTTCGTCCAGCACCAGCGGCGCGTTGGGCATCACGGTGTCCATGCGGTCCTTCTCGTAGATCGGCTGGCGCAGCACCATGCCCCATCTGCCGTCGCGCTTTTCGAGAAAATCGTAGAACCGTCCGGTCAGCGTCACGTCGACCACGACGCCATGCACCGGCGCGCGCTGGGCGATGGTCATCTTGGTCTGCGACACCGCGCGGGTGCCCTTGAGATCGATCGACTGGCCGCCGAGGAAATGCATGATCGACACGCCCTTGGCCCAGCCTTCCTTGCTCATGGCGATGAATTCGTCCGCGGTGCCTTGCGTCCAGGTCGCCATCATGCGGCCATCGTCGAACCAGACGGTGCGGAAGCGGTCCCAGTCGCCGGCGTCGCGCCACAGCACCCAGTTTTCGACGAGGTCGCGGATGGCAAGCCGGTCGAGAATCTCTATATCCATGATGCATCCCTGCTGACGTCGCCGGATACCGCACTGCGCGGCGGTTTCAGCCTTAGTCCGATCCCGCCTTCCCGATCAAGCCTTTGCCGAAAAGAGCCGTCATGACCAAGCCCGTCCCTGCGCCGGTGGCGCCACGCCATCCCCACAGCTTCACCGCCCACGGCATTACCGTGTCCGACGACTATGCCTGGCTGAAGGATACCAACTGGCAGGAGGTGCTGCGCGACCCCACGGTGCTGGATCCGGAAATCCGCACCTACTTGGAGGCGGAGAACGCCTATACTGAGAGCCTGCTCGGCTCGACCGCTGAGCTGCAGAAGACCCTGGTCAAGGAAATGCGCGGCCGCATCAAGGAGGACGATTCCAGCGTGCCGGCGGTGGATGGGCCGTTCGCCTATCTCAGGAAATACCGCGAGGGCGGCCAGCACGAACAATATGGCCGCACGGCGCGCGACGGCGGCGAGCCGCACATCATCCTCGACGGCGACGCTCTTGCCGCCGACCACAAATACTTCAAGTTCGGCGGCGCCCGCCATTCGCCGGACCACAAGCTTGAGGGATGGTCCGCGGACATCAAGGGCTCGGAATATTTTTCCATCCGGGTGCGCGACTGGGCGACCGGCACGGACAGCACCGACCTGGTCGAGGAGACCGACGGCGGCGTGGTGTGGACGCTGGATGCCAAGGCGTTCTTCTATGTGAAGCTCGACGACAACCACCGGCCGATGCAGGTTTGGCGCCACACCCTCGGCACCGCGCAGGCAGAGGACAGACTGATCTATGAGGAGCAGGATGCCGGCTGGTTCACCCACATCCATGAAAGCGCCAGCGGCCGCTTCTGCGTGATCGCCGGCGGCGACCACGAGACCTCCGAGCAGCAACTGATCGACCTCGCCGACTACGACGCGCCGCCGCGCCTCGTCGCCGCGCGCGAGGAAGGCGTGCAGTACTCGCTGGCCGATCGCGGCGACGAACTTTTCATCCTCACCAATGCCGACCATGCGATCGACTTCAAGATCGTCACCGCGCCTTTGGCGTCGCCATCGCGTGAACATTGGCGCGACCTGATCCCGCACCGCGCCGGCGTGTACATCATCGACATCGAGCTCTATGCCCATCATCTGGTTCGGCTGGAACGCGCCAACGCGCTGCCCTCCATCGTGATCCGCGACCTCGTCAACAAGGACGAGCACGCCATCGCCTTCGACGAATCAGCCTATTCGCTCGACACCATGGGCGGCTACGAATTCGACACCACCAACCTGCGTTTCGCCTTTTCGTCGATGACCACGCCATCGGAAGTCTACGATTACGACATGGCGACGCGCGAGCGCCACCTGCGCAAGCGCCAGCAAATTCCGTCGGGCCACAATCCCGACGACTACGTCACCACGCGGATCATGG
It encodes the following:
- a CDS encoding rhodanese-related sulfurtransferase, which codes for MFKVAALYQFAALPDFAELREPLRVLCAGLNLRGSVLLAEEGINGTVAGTDDAIDALVAELTQGALFGGRLDRLELKFSRASAMPFLHLKIRLKKEIVTLGAPHADPTRQVGTYVDPADWNAVMADDDTLLLDTRNAFEVAMGTFEGAVDPQIKSFGQFKDFVARTLDPAKHRKIAMFCTGGIRCEKASSYLLAQGFAEVFHLKGGILKYLEQVPERESRWRGDCFVFDGRIALGHGLKESQSIAADAPINSDDFDLLHARAKEAAHD
- a CDS encoding SlyX family protein, with the translated sequence MTEAELSARIDALETRLTYQDETIETLNATITAQWKQIDALTRQVATLGERVQEAEHNSGAPSNEPPPHY
- a CDS encoding class I adenylate-forming enzyme family protein; its protein translation is MPDFITLDALVRNTAEASPARIAVIDGDRQLTYAQLDALIDRVAAALQASGVQPREAIAICALSSIEYVATFLGALRAGVAVAPLAPSSTPVDFAAMVKDADARILFMDDATAVSLASAAIEPSVQRVALDNGSAGQTFSAWCDAAPAKPAPVTVDPDWVFNIIYSSGTTGTPKGIVHTHHLRWRQYGQLDPLGYGPDAVTVLSTPLYSNTTLVCFNPTFAGGGTVVLMKKFDARGFLELSAKHRATHAMLVPVQYRRIMALPDFDSFDLSSFVMKFSTSAPFGAALKADILKRWPGGLTEYYGMTEGGGSCALLAHEHPDKLHTVGQPMPDHEIILLDDDGKPVGPGEIGEIFGHSPVIMQGYLNQPAKTAETFWHDATGKRYVRTGDVGRFDEDGFLTLMDRKKDMIISGGFNIYPSDLEAVLTGHADVLEAAVVAMPSEEWGETPVAFVVLRPGAAVDAAELKQWTNSRVGKFQRLNDVALVDTLPRSAIGKVLKRELRDQRLAMGAAS
- a CDS encoding nuclear transport factor 2 family protein, producing MDIEILDRLAIRDLVENWVLWRDAGDWDRFRTVWFDDGRMMATWTQGTADEFIAMSKEGWAKGVSIMHFLGGQSIDLKGTRAVSQTKMTIAQRAPVHGVVVDVTLTGRFYDFLEKRDGRWGMVLRQPIYEKDRMDTVMPNAPLVLDEKLLNSFPDGYRHLAYLQSQIGYQIKPDMPGLRGAAVEALYVSGKKWLNGETLDR